The following are encoded in a window of Acidobacteriota bacterium genomic DNA:
- a CDS encoding amidohydrolase family protein — MKKRISVFALACGVALMASAIFIARTGSAQSQGDAYAIRGGTVVTVTGATIPKGTVVIRNGLIQAVGADVPVPADARIVDATGMMVYPGLIDAHTAYGLRQETPTGGQGQGRGGGGGNIAAFLAQASAQPSNTGLLPEVTVTDQLQVAETTFDTQRAAGITTALTAPRTGVFQGQSAIINLGTDTAEKLILKAPASLNVGLNSGRGFGGGSYPGSAMGVIAFLRQSFLDAQHYREEWSRYNKNPRGAQRPEINKSLAALQPVINGQVPIIITASSVREMERAVSLAEEFGVKYMLSGATQSYQNADYLKSKNATVLLSLSYPQKPAGLEDPESEPLRALRERADAPKAAAALHKAGVRFAFTSGTLARPSDFIANAARAIEAGLPKDEALKAMTIYPAEIFGLSEQLGSIEKGKIANVIVTSGDIFARDTKVKHVFIDGNYYEPKAEAPQRPGGTFAGGPGGRGGGRGPGGGAPPSASSSEASAGAGLAAGSWTLTINSPRGEMKLTANLQQNGETITGELNMQFGAAPITKGTIKGNEIELEYALTTPNGQTMNGTLKGKIEGNSISGQMGMMGRSSDFTGSKTPKE, encoded by the coding sequence GTGAAGAAGCGTATTTCCGTATTTGCGCTGGCCTGTGGGGTAGCGCTGATGGCGTCGGCGATCTTTATCGCGCGAACCGGTTCGGCGCAATCTCAGGGCGACGCGTATGCAATTCGCGGTGGCACGGTTGTCACCGTCACCGGAGCGACCATTCCCAAAGGCACGGTCGTCATCCGCAATGGGTTGATTCAGGCGGTCGGAGCCGATGTACCGGTTCCAGCCGATGCGCGCATCGTGGATGCCACGGGGATGATGGTCTATCCCGGCTTGATTGACGCGCACACCGCGTATGGTTTGCGGCAAGAAACGCCAACAGGCGGACAAGGGCAGGGACGCGGTGGTGGCGGTGGCAATATCGCTGCGTTTTTGGCGCAGGCGTCGGCGCAACCGAGCAATACGGGCTTGCTGCCCGAAGTCACTGTGACAGATCAATTGCAGGTTGCCGAAACGACGTTTGACACGCAGCGCGCAGCCGGAATCACCACGGCGCTGACTGCTCCGCGCACAGGGGTTTTCCAGGGACAAAGCGCGATTATCAATCTGGGAACGGACACGGCTGAAAAACTGATTTTGAAAGCTCCGGCTTCCTTGAATGTGGGGTTAAACAGCGGTCGCGGGTTTGGCGGCGGCAGTTATCCCGGCTCGGCGATGGGCGTGATCGCGTTTTTGCGCCAATCATTTCTGGATGCCCAGCATTACCGCGAAGAATGGAGCCGGTACAACAAAAATCCTCGCGGGGCGCAGCGACCGGAAATCAACAAATCTCTGGCGGCGTTGCAGCCGGTCATCAATGGGCAGGTTCCGATCATTATCACCGCCAGTTCAGTGCGCGAAATGGAACGCGCCGTCAGTTTGGCCGAAGAATTTGGTGTGAAATACATGCTGTCGGGCGCGACGCAAAGTTACCAAAACGCCGATTATCTGAAATCGAAAAATGCGACGGTGCTGCTTTCGTTGAGTTATCCGCAAAAACCTGCCGGATTGGAAGACCCCGAAAGCGAACCGTTGCGCGCGTTGCGCGAACGCGCCGACGCTCCGAAAGCGGCTGCGGCCCTGCATAAGGCTGGCGTTCGCTTCGCGTTTACTTCCGGGACGCTGGCTCGCCCGTCGGACTTCATCGCCAATGCCGCGCGCGCCATCGAAGCCGGACTGCCGAAAGATGAGGCGCTGAAAGCGATGACGATTTATCCGGCAGAAATTTTCGGATTGTCAGAACAACTTGGCAGCATTGAAAAGGGCAAAATCGCCAACGTGATTGTCACCTCCGGCGACATTTTCGCTCGCGACACCAAAGTCAAACACGTGTTTATTGATGGTAACTACTACGAACCTAAGGCAGAAGCGCCGCAACGTCCAGGCGGAACCTTTGCCGGTGGCCCAGGAGGCAGAGGCGGCGGCCGTGGCCCAGGCGGCGGCGCTCCGCCAAGTGCTTCATCAAGCGAAGCTTCTGCAGGGGCGGGGCTGGCTGCTGGTTCATGGACGCTGACGATCAATTCGCCGCGTGGTGAAATGAAGCTGACCGCCAATCTGCAACAAAACGGTGAAACCATCACCGGCGAATTGAACATGCAATTTGGCGCTGCGCCGATTACCAAAGGAACGATCAAAGGCAATGAGATCGAATTGGAATATGCACTGACTACGCCGAACGGCCAGACCATGAACGGAACGCTGAAGGGCAAAATCGAAGGCAATTCGATCAGCGGCCAGATGGGAATGATGGGCCGCAGTTCGGATTTCACCGGCAGCAAAACGCCGAAAGAATAA